The nucleotide window CTATTTTAGTGACTTatcaatgttttttaatttttgttttttaattagaCCATTATCAAAGAAATTTTGATTCTTTTAGGTTGtgatttgaaatagtttttttgtttgtaattttgtcaattttttgtcTTGTTTTATAGACCATAATCATAGGAAATTTTGATTCTTTTAAGGTTACttgatatagtttttttttgttgaaatttatcattgtttattttttaaaattttatttttatatcttgTTTTATGAAACTATAATCAAAGgagattttaattcttttaaggTTGTGATTTCAaattaatagtttttatttttgtgttttgatttttcagGTTTGTTAAGGTGTAGTAAGAGTTGCAGACTTAGATGGACAAATTATCTAAGGCCAGGAATCAAAAGGGGTAACTTCACTGACCAAGAAGAGAAAATGAttattcatcttcaagctctttTAGGAAACAGGTATATTCATTGATTATTCTTCAACCTCTTTTTCTACCATAACCAcctagttttttaatttttgaataatataCAAAAGTTTTTAAATTACTCTCATAAATGTGGTTGCATCACAATCTCTAACTTCTCGAGAATCACAATTGAATACGACTTATGTAACCTAAATTGCGTTCACAACACGatttaaaaagatatttaaaatgTTGATGTCACGACTCAAATCGTAGTTGCAaatgattttttacaaaacCTAGCACATgtcaaagtaatttttttttcttcacaaaaatatataataaagtaaaatttaattacttttatttttcatcaaaattgttATTTTGAGTACTTTGTCTAggaaaagtactttttttcacATGCTAATTAATTGCATCACATTGATTATTGTACAGATGGGCTGCCATAGCTGCATACCTTCCACAAAGAACAGACAATGACATAAAAAACTATTGGAACACTTATTTGAAGAAAAAGCTGAAAAAATTGGAAACAAGTACTTCTTCTGAATCATGTTTAGGTCATGATGAATTCTCAGTTTCTCAACCAATAGCTAGAGGACAATGGGAAAGAAGACTTCAAACTGATATTCACATGGCCAAAAAAGCACTTAGTGAAGCTCTTCAACCAGAAAAAAGCACTTCTAGTAGCAACTTAATGTTACCACttgaatcaaatttttcaaGTGAAAGCTCTTTTTGTTCAACAAAACCTACAACTCAATCTTTGTCTTATGCATCAAGTGCTGATAACATAGCTCGTTTGTTGAAAGGTTGGATGAAAAATAAACCTAAAGAAGGATCGAATGGTAATAACACAAATGTGACACAAAATTATGAGACTAGTGCTTCTAGTGAAGGAATGGAAAAAGGGTCAACAAGTGTTGAATTATCTGAGACTTTTGAATCTTTGTTTGGTTATGAGTCTTTTGATTCATCAAATTCTGATTCTACTACTCTTTTTCAAGATGAGAGCAAACCTGAAAATATTGGTGAAATTATGCCTTTCTCTATGCTTGAAAAATGGCTTCTAGATGATGGTGCTTGTCAAGAGAAAGTTGGTCTTAgtgaaattaattatatattttgaaattattgtGACTATGTTTTGGATTTTCAATTTTGTAAGAACTTGGGAATCTAGCTTTTTTCTTAGTTCTAGGACTAAGCCTAATTGAATCTCTCTTTGGTTTTCAACACTCTTGTGGTGTAAGAAGTGTATATTCCACTCCAATATTGATGTTATAATATCATCATTTTCTACAATTAATTCCATATCATTTACTTAAtgtctttgtttttttgctaAACTTACAATGTCTTTGAAGAACATTAACAACTATCTGTATTGATTAAGAAATCAAATGAGATAAATTTATTTAGAATGATACACTTAACTATTTTGGTACAAAAACAAGTGTTAAACTATTATCCTCAAAATAAGTACTTGTATTTATTCCTTAATCAATACtccttttaagttttgaaacccttttagttttccttttttttttttttatttttctgtgtAAGTTGTAATAGTCTCCCATAAACATGggaatttcaaaattatattgatCCCTTGATAAACCTAGCTAAATATATAGTGGACttaaaagttaatcaaattagtgaattattagttttttttttttttgaaatagtcTAATTATAGTATTTAGATATATATTAGtagatttgtcaaaaaaaaaaaaaatattagtagttattttttatattattatgttttctaGAATGTTCATAGGATCCTTAAGATAAGGACACTTGGATGGCTAGAATTTACTTAGAATAGATATACAATGTATTATTATTCCCTTTGGTAAAGGTAGCCAAAATGAATGAAGAAactcatgttttattttgtagctagttcctttcttcttcttcttcttagcTTAGAATTCATTAGTTTCTATAGTTATAGCTTTTAGAGtctatcaatttcaatttagaGTTAAAATTCAATACTGTTGGTGTaagcaattaagcctatttttttttatggctaAACAATTTCATTCAATATTTAAAGTAAATGAGCACAATCAAATTGGGCAAACTATGTTAAGAAATTCTCCATATTATAGGATCAACTCTACAGAAGTGTATTCACCAACAATAATTCTTTAGTTAATTAATTGGAAGATTAGTATTCTTTTGAAGTAAACTTTTTAGAGtttctaatatatattttttggcttaaatgcttttttagtcccttaactatttaattggtatcgctttggtcccttaactaaaaaaaagattgtttgaggattttaagtttttttttagtctcgttttggtcccttctgttaggtttccgttagttttaataaaaaacgttaagtgtggacacgtgtcaccttgtcaatggctctgaattttttttttaggataaaaatatattttattttttttaaatatatatatattttattttttgtaaaaaattcccagaaccaatgacaaggtgacacgtgtcactttgtcattggctttgggatttttttaaaaaaaatatatatttaaaaaaaattgtaaaaaaaaaaaaaaactcagagccaatgacaaggtgacacgtgtccatgagttaacttttttttaaaaccctaacgaaaacctaacagaagggatcaaaacgagactaaaaaaaaacttaaaatcctcaaacaatttttttttttagttaaaggaccaaagcgATAACTAAAAGCAcatttaagcctatatttttttgtttgaatacaaAAGAGTGTAAGCTCGAATCAAAAGAAATTACATCGGAATCATACGCGGAGTAGCAATATATTAATAGAAGATAAAGTTTGTGTTGATAGgttagttaaattattattttttaacatcaaaagaaacaattttGTTAATAGGAGACCGAAATCAAAGTATAAAGGATACTAGATCAAACACACTAGATGAAGTAGAATAAGTATTCTAGTATTTGAAAAAGTAGAATAAGGAAGGAAATCAATGGCGGTTAAAATGAAATCTCATATAATTTCCTCATCACAAAATTTAGTGAtaaaattagagagggatttaaCGTTTTTCATCTCTAAATTTTTCTCgctaattttttctttattagtAGATGCCACTAATCAAAAACCAAGGCTACCTTCTAAGACAATCATTTGATAAGTTAGCTTGGGCCTTAAATACTTAACTCGACTTTTTTAGGGCTTTGAGCTCGACCTCAAAAAGCCGTATCCATTTGGGCTAGCCCATACGGGCCACGGGTAACCTGTTCAGCttgtataacaaaaaaaaaaataaattatttttaataattccTTACATAGTTGattattaaagtaaaaaaaaatccagtgaATCAACACacaaaaaagtaaacaaaaattgtatttaCTTGTTTCGTTACTTATGATTTCAAAAGTTCGAACAtgtaaatatctataaccataacattcGTATTTTTTGCTAGGTAGTATTTAAATCtattaaatatatgatttataagtaattttgtttgttgattactaaaaaaaaaaagtaattttgttggattattttatagtaattttttattaaaaaaaagttattttttaataagggCTGACATGTGTTTAGCCTGTGGCCTCTATAGGGTCGGGcttgagtaatttttttagagcccatattttaaaaaaactttcttTGGTTCGATTCGATAAAACTCAAAGTCTGTTAAAGCCGACCCTAAATAGTCATATAGCTTGTTTTAAGAGCTAGCAACAACCATTGCTAAGACAATGTTTGATCAAATTAACAACTTTAGAAACCTTCGTCAAATTCCCCTCAAAAATAAGAGTGTTCCTAATCTTCCAAATCGACCCAAAAAACTTGCAGTAATTAACAAGTGATTCTTTTCTTTTGTAGTTAGTAATAAATGTTGTTGATCTTATCCAAAGTTTGGTATGTCCTCTCTGAAATTTTTTGTATTTGCATTTTCCTTCTTAAGTAATATTTTAGGAGTGTACCAACCTAATTGAAACTAATAATTTGTACAGTGATGCATTTGCACTctctaattaatttttaaagagCAGTGATAGGTAGACATTCTTAATGTGTACATCCATTTATACCActctgaatttttttagttaaacaAATATATGGTTTGTGTGACTACAATTCTTTACTTGCGCGACCACTattttttcagaatttatttggttaactaagtgaaaaaatagtggtcacatATATTTTAGTTGTGTGATCACATTTTTCAACTTCTAAATAGTGATCACGCGATTGAAAATTGTATTCGCACAGACCACATATTTGATTAACTGAAATTTTCGAAAATAGTACAAAGCGATGTACACATTAAGGCCGACTATCAATCTTTATTCGCTTTAAAAAAAGACATTCTTAAGTCGCCCAAATCACCATCATCATATATCATACATTAATTTTGTTCGGTAAAAAATAGcacataacttattttaatgaaatacaAATGATCATATGTACAAGTGATGTTGATGACATTCACTACTTCTTTTTGTACATTCTTTCTCTAAAATGGGGAGGGGTCCAAAGAC belongs to Medicago truncatula cultivar Jemalong A17 chromosome 6, MtrunA17r5.0-ANR, whole genome shotgun sequence and includes:
- the LOC11412291 gene encoding transcription factor MYB30, with product MVRPPCCDKEGVKKGPWTPEEDIILVSYIQEHGPGNWKAVPTNTGLLRCSKSCRLRWTNYLRPGIKRGNFTDQEEKMIIHLQALLGNRWAAIAAYLPQRTDNDIKNYWNTYLKKKLKKLETSTSSESCLGHDEFSVSQPIARGQWERRLQTDIHMAKKALSEALQPEKSTSSSNLMLPLESNFSSESSFCSTKPTTQSLSYASSADNIARLLKGWMKNKPKEGSNGNNTNVTQNYETSASSEGMEKGSTSVELSETFESLFGYESFDSSNSDSTTLFQDESKPENIGEIMPFSMLEKWLLDDGACQEKVGLSEINYIF